A stretch of the Nematostella vectensis chromosome 1, jaNemVect1.1, whole genome shotgun sequence genome encodes the following:
- the LOC5504939 gene encoding protein shortage in chiasmata 1 ortholog → MPKYLAINYLSQASEQRQLNLARMLLTVPHHMECMDLYPHKGKIEDGSCFTPWTKVIAERVSYSKAELESITAGIRSLECFSTAVSHPSEDEMVPSSNPDSPIVDFDLWSELEEEVLNYVVETVEPTQEMFFMDSAEDDDLYSIEDQISVGVTVDLIVQVPLLRDLASRLKPRAVPDPFTNHDGSQLTEDFILRGERTLSGSKYTAKQDNESKETFLKDYGSPKDEIPQMLEDPMIESPYEEMITGRKTLPDHLGHKEDVAMSDGSSLITTPCKPIDNLEYAVSSLSSKVDFMDINGEGVPSPEGFDLGGVLESPLATTIRDSTTQSNTSTATNELDPVTVSPVLTHQVMTPTSKERSVRKVWEKEKVFNEIVAMALPVPNVPSSTKVAAQDVSGLIGTMDKEVINTGVELRLCWDPLDEEAGPIEKARMKVARLAKMRVSKKQSKGSPTVQLPEAFNHVELREYQEKGDNPARCADFVPKSPSALRTTPLPERKQLQAVVYPTQHDTDHSLGVKPHENKSQNDAPATLMSNSAVKKNAIFSSLDDFLVLRTTKTPQASVRSTYEKDNSNTILNTLPIKQEQKKEPIPTSHPTKRPDVPLKDTKVVAKQERNASHITQSPRVIDLKLQEELLEAVEFLQSSIHPFLARLKQSGIIKPATTLSTLTPDYTRFLVKQTEVSMKEDENLEQCHRMVLCLHGLVGALDLVVNCGLAVAVAYLNNFQEKHGSVLKGTLESIRRHLVSAQLAFYEHGVLHPKMACVLELIGNWIMCKPSRILIVTTRFTELIHSSIAMIISSFGNIPVMLLTSSALDGFVETKGVEVYVASQLSIQGDFPWGLFSYVIEYEGESMIKSKVTSKLLDHVLLRTQGSIKEENAEHDAGPCDGCSEDPYVLIGSTRVTLDGELLHFLESRYNILIYERDYSKMRSCSSLSLDKMMLQPDLMIDERTCVVLRPVFGLASSDGYEDLKDLMLSLFLKTQQCYVILYYQTSRNG, encoded by the exons ATGCCTAAATATTTGGCCATTAACTATCTTTCACAG GCTTCAGAACAACGACAGCTAAACCTAGCGCGTATGTTGCTAACTGTCCCACATCACATGGAATGCATGGATCTCTATCCTCATAAAGGAAAAATTGAAGATGGATCTTGTTTCACACCTTGGACAAAGG TTATTGCTGAACGAGTATCGTACTCTAAGGCTGAGCTCGAGTCGATTACGGCTGGTATCCGAAGTTTGGAGTGTTTTAGCACAGCAGTTTCTCATCCCAGCGAAGATGAAATGGTACCGAGCTCAAACCCAGATTCACCTATAGTCGACTTTGACCTGTGGTCGGAACTTGAAGAAGAAGTGTTAAACTATGTTGTGGAAACAGTCGAGCCAACACAGGAGATGTTTTTCATGGACAGCGCTGAAGACGATG ATCTTTACAGTATTGAGGATCAGATTTCTGTGGGTGTCACTGTAGACCTGATAGTGCAGGTACCCCTACTAAGAGACCTGGCATCACGGCTGAAGCCCAGAGCTGTTCCAGACCCCTTCACTAATCATGATGGAAGTCAATTGACTGAGGATTTTATATTACG GGGAGAAAGGACGCTTTCTGGTTCTAAATACACAGCAAAACAAGATAATGAGTCAAAGGAGACGTTTCTGAAAGATTATGGATCTCCCAAG GATGAAATACCTCAGATGCTTGAAGATCCGATGATTGAGAGTCCCTATGAGGAGATGATCACGGGACGCAAAACACTGCCAGATCACCTTGGCCATAAAGAGGACG tTGCGATGTCCGACGGCAGTAGTCTTATCACCACACCGTGCAAACCAATCGACAATCTTGAGTATGCTGTCTCAAGTTTATCTAGCAAAGTCGATTTTATGGATATAAACGGAGAAG GTGTACCATCTCCTGAAGGCTTTGACCTAGGAGGTGTCCTGGAGTCCCCCCTCGCAACCACTATCAGAGACAGCACAACGCAATCGAACACAAGTACCGCTACTAACGAATTGGACCCAGTGACCGTGTCTCCTGTCTT AACCCATCAAGTCATGACACCTACTTCGAAAGAGCGATCAGTCCGTAAAGTTTGGGAAAAGGAAAAAGTCTTTAACGAGATCGTAGCCATGGCCTTGCCCG TACCAAATGTCCCTTCGTCCACCAAGGTAGCGGCTCAAGATGTCTCAGGCCTTATCGGAACAATGGACAAGGAAGTGATCAACACCGGTGTGGAATTACGCTTGTGTTGGGACCCCTTAGACGAGGAAGCAGGTCCGATAGAGAAAGCACGAATGAAGGTTGCCCGCCTGGCAAAGATGAGAGTGTCAAAGAAGCAAAGCAAAGGGTCGCCGACTGTTCAACTTCCTGAGGCGTTTAACCATGTGGAGTTAAGGG AATATCAAGAAAAGGGCGACAATCCTGCGAGATGTGCTGATTTCGTGCCAAAATCTCCTTCAGCCTTGCGGACAACACCCTTACCAGAACGCAAGCAACTGCAAGCAGTGGTCTACCCAACGCAACACGACACAG aTCATTCTTTGGGAGTAAAACCACATGAAAACAAATCACAAAATGACGCTCCAGCCACTTTGATGTCCAATTCTGCAGTTAAAAAAAACGCCATATTTTCAAGTCTTGACGACTTTCTGGTGCTTAGAACGACTAAGACACCGCAAGCATCAGTACGCTCTACATACGAGAAAG ATAACTCAAACACAATATTGAATACATTACCTATAAAGCaagagcaaaaaaaagaaCCGATACCAACGTCTCATCCAACTAAACGACCAGACGTCCCTCTCAAAGACACGAAAGTAGTGGCGAAACAAGAGCGCAATGCGTCGCATATCACACAATCGCCTCGAGTTATCGACCTCAAGCTCCAGGAAGAGTTGCTCGAGGCTGTTGAGTTTCTTCAGAGTAGCATCCATCCATTCCTGGCACGTCTCAAACAAAGTGGTATCATCAAGCCAGCCACTACCCTCAGCACCCTAACTCCGGACTACACCCGCTTCCTTGTCAAACAAACGGAAGTATCCATGAAAGAAGACGAAAACTTGGAGCAGTGCCACCGAATGGTATTGTGTCTGCATGGACTAGTCGGCGCCTTGGATCTGGTCGTTAACTGCGGATTAGCCGTAGCAGTAG CTTACTTGAATAATTTTCAAGAGAAACATGGATCGGTACTCAAAGGAACGCTTGAGTCAATTAGACGCCATTTAGTGAGTGCACAGTTAGCGTTCTACGAACACGGGGTGCTTCACCCGAAGATGGCTTGCGTGCTGGAGCTCATAGGCAACTGGATCATGTGTAAGCCTTCGAGAATACTCATCGTCACCACACGCTTTACTGAGCTCATCCACTCCAGCATAGCTATGATCATCTCTTCGTTCGGCAACATCCCTGTGATGTTGCTCACGAGCTCCGCCTTGGATGGGTTTGTGGAGACTAAGGGTGTCGAGGTCTATGTGGCAAGTCAACTGTCAATACAGGGTGACTTTCCCTGGGGCCTGTTCTCTTACGTCATTGAGTATGAAGGAGAAAGCATGATCAAGAGTAAGGTGACCTCAAAGCTGCTTGATCACGTGTTATTGAGAACGCAAGGATCGATCAAAGAGGAGAACGCAGAGCACGACG CTGGACCATGTGATGGGTGCTCGGAAGATCCGTACGTGCTGATTGGCTCGACGCGCGTCACTCTTGATGGTGAACTGTTGCACTTTCTTGAGTCTCGATACAATATTCTGATCTACGAGAGAGACTACAGTAAGATGCGATCATGCTCTTCGCTCTCCCTCGATAAAATGATGCTGCAGCCAGACCTGATGATTG ACGAGCGGACGTGTGTCGTTTTGCGTCCTGTTTTTGGACTAGCGTCTTCTGATGGATACGAAGATCTAAAGGATCTGATGCTTTCACTTTTCCTGAAAACCCAGCAGTGCTACGTTATACTGTATTACCAAACATCAAGGAATGGGTGA
- the LOC116612526 gene encoding uncharacterized protein LOC116612526, with protein sequence MTRVELSADILRHISLLSASTAPYYQLPEDEYNVKILHSDSAEHTARLIRQIADLTRRSSQVWTYSDWVDRVWLSHEMSAHERFLLSFPCLNAFSAQVMLSSAALPLLLTMPLGQLVTACPRIPLTMLKKFYQIAHLESPIADDNDLDESLRSNDVSASTIPDPVASPGYSFLVKDDLDPASGNCCSRNELSERRHVLNNSPLSLHGTMPDDIRYSRHMHNNSPWSRYEAVGDDIRMDKSHDVRPNNAQLGHHDTVGGNIRMDRSPVTRYHSNHVTQPQCRQVVRHGIDEMGNGLYAHGYDRPTDLNFLDAIQHNWSSPQTSEDSLWLALERGGSTDAIEPDVSDYQYSLSPEHTYKHSPVDIRAHGHQGLYSENHVRERGPVYRNTDQQNTSSENYTKSLLPTRDASSSLYHSQRMREGMDSKRSRNTSMDRTQMLPRRDQQANTLFQQNRQSDCGITSRIATSVVCKVGPSIGIAKPLVRTNDAETRRHQILEARALSSKRKRVPQFDELFGPTQQNHQRISKMLGEHVVPPLEPLPDTDEMSIFSNHHDDHTNKKRRLTYERVPGNKGQTKLAFN encoded by the exons ATGACCAGGGTTGAGCTGTCGGCGGATATATTACGGCACATATCACTGCTATCTGCCAGTACCGCGCCGTACTACCAGCTTCCCGAAGATGAGTATAATGTGAAGATCTTGCACTCGGACTCCGCCGAACACACCGCAAGACTCATCCGGCAGATTGCAGACCTCACCAGACGCAGCTCACAAGTGTGGACGTATAGCGACTGGGTGGACCGTGTCTGGCTTTCTCACGAAATGAGCGCG CACGAGCGATTTCTTCTCTCCTTCCCATGCCTAAATGCATTCAG TGCACAAGTGATGCTCTCATCAGCGGCTCTACCCTTGCTCCTAACCATGCCTCTCGGTCAGCTTGTGACCGCGTGCCCTCGCATTCCCCTTACAATGCTCAAG AAATTTTATCAGATAGCCCATCTGGAAAGCCCCATAGCAGATGATAATGACCTCGACGAGTCTTTAAGATCCAATGACGTCTCGGCATCTACCATACCTGACCCAGTAGCCTCACCAGGTTACTCCTTTCTAGTCAAAGATGACCTTGATCCAGCGAGTGGGAATTGCTGTTCGAGAAATGAACTGTCAGAGAGACGGCATGTGCTTAACAATTCTCCATTGAGTTTGCACGGAACAATGCCTGATGACATTCGTTACAGTAGGCACATGCATAACAATTCCCCATGGAGTCGGTATGAAGCAGTGGGTGATGACATCCGGATGGACAAGTCTCATGATGTTCGACCTAACAATGCTCAACTTGGTCACCATGATACAGTGGGTGGTAACATCCGCATGGACAGGTCTCCTGTCACTCGTTACCATAGTAACCATGTCACACAGCCACAATGCAGGCAAGTCGTGCGGCATGGCATAGATGAAATGGGCAATGGACTTTATGCTCATGGTTACGACCGACCAACAGATCTCAACTTTCTGGATGCAATTCAGCATAACTGGTCAAGTCCACAAACGAGTGAGGACTCTCTCTGGTTGGCTCTTGAAAGGGGGGGCAGTACTGATGCTATCGAACCAGATGTCTCAGATTACCAATATAGCCTTAGCCCAGAACATACCTATAAGCACTCCCCGGTGGATATAAGAGCACATGGTCAtcagggcttgtatagtgaaAATCATGTGAGGGAAAGGGGCCCTGTATACAGAAACACAGACCAACAGAACACGTCCTCAGAGAACTATACAAAGTCCTTGCTACCCACGAGAGAcgcatcatcatcactttaTCACTCACAGCGGATGAGAGAGGGGATGGACAGTAAACGCTCAAGG AACACCTCTATGGATCGCACTCAGATGTTACCGCGAAGAGATCAGCAAGCCAATACCCTTTTCCAGCAAAACAGACAAAG CGACTGCGGTATAACCTCAAGGATTGCCACGTCAGTGGTGTGCAAAGTAGGCCCTAGTATCGGAATCGCAAAACCATTAGTGCGTACAAATGATGCAGAAACAAGGCGCCATCAGATTCTGGAGGCAAGGGCTCTATCTTCCAAGAGAAAAAGGGTCCCACAATTTGATGAACTGTTTGGACCAACCCAACAGAATCATCAAAGAATCTCCAAA ATGCTAGGTGAGCACGTGGTACCACCACTTGAACCTCTTCCAG ATACAGATGAGATGTCCATATTCTCAAACCATCATGATGACCACACAAATAAGAAGCGCCGGCTGACATATGAGCGTGTACCAGGGAACAAAGGCCAAACCAAGTTAGCCTTCAACTGA
- the LOC5504953 gene encoding ATP-dependent Clp protease proteolytic subunit, mitochondrial, with translation MAARLRSSARFLRHVRGFHTSCVRRFLVPMVIESTGRGERAYDIFSRLLKERIVCVMGPVTDETSSLVIAQLLFLQSESSKLPIHMYINSPGGTVTSGLGIYDTMQYIQPPISTWCVGQACSMGSLLLAAGSPGLRHALPHSRIMVHQPHGGASGQATDIAIQAEEILKLKRVLNGIYVKHTGKDMETIEQALERDKFMSPEEAKEFGLIDRVLAHPPTNEELKKTTK, from the exons atggcggccagaTTACGAAGTTCCGCG AGGTTCTTGCGCCATGTTCGGGGTTTCCATACAAGCTGCGTCAGGCGCTTCCTGGTACCAATGGTCATTGAGTCAACG gGCCGCGGTGAGAGAGCATATGATATCTTTTCACGTCTTCTGAAAGAAAGGATTGTCTGTGTCATGGGACCA GTGACAGATGAGACATCAAGTCTAGTGATAGCCCAATTGCTGTTTCTCCAGTCAGAGAGTAGTAAACTTCCAATCCACATGTATATCAATAGCCCTGGTGGGACAGTTACCTCAGGATTAGGAATATATGACACCATGCAG TACATTCAGCCTCCAATCTCCACATGGTGTGTGGGCCAGGCATGTAGTATGGGCTCTCTTCTCTTAGCCGCAGGAAGCCCAGGGTTGCGTCACGCCCTACCCCATTCACGGATCATGGTTCACCAGCCCCATGGAGGAGCAAGT GGTCAAGCGACTGACATTGCCATCCAAGCTGAAGAAATCTTAAAGCTAAAAAGGGTCTTGAATGGAATCTATGTGAAACATACTGGGAAGGATATGGAAACTATAG aacAAGCTTTGGAAAGAGATAAATTTATGTCCCCAGAGGAGGCAAAAGAATTTGGATTGATTGACCGTGTACTAGCCCATCCTCCCACCAACGAAGAGCTAAAAAAGACTACTAAATGA